From a region of the Mycobacterium intracellulare ATCC 13950 genome:
- a CDS encoding DUF427 domain-containing protein encodes MTLVAGRGPLSSDPAGRFSPAIPDGPEGIVYVEPHPRRVQAVKDGRLVIDTERALMVHRRGRPLSYVFAPDDVGDLPNEPEPEAPGFVHVPWDAVDTWFEEGRKLVHYPPNPYHRVDCRPTQRRLRVRVGGTTLVDTDDTTILFETALEPRLYVDPAHVRTDLLVRSETSSYCNYKGFATYWSLVSGERVVEDVAWCYPDPPPESLPIKGFLSFDDTRADVLAELPGGPRDPARV; translated from the coding sequence ATGACTCTGGTGGCCGGGCGGGGACCGCTCAGCAGCGATCCGGCGGGGCGCTTCTCGCCCGCGATACCCGACGGGCCAGAAGGGATTGTGTACGTCGAGCCGCATCCCCGGCGCGTGCAGGCGGTCAAGGACGGGCGGCTGGTGATCGACACAGAGCGGGCGCTGATGGTGCACCGGCGGGGCCGACCGCTGAGCTACGTCTTCGCGCCCGACGACGTCGGCGACCTGCCGAATGAGCCCGAGCCGGAGGCCCCCGGTTTCGTTCACGTTCCCTGGGACGCGGTGGACACGTGGTTCGAGGAGGGGCGCAAACTCGTGCACTATCCGCCCAATCCGTATCACCGCGTCGACTGCCGTCCGACGCAGCGCCGCCTGCGCGTCCGCGTCGGCGGCACCACGCTGGTCGACACCGACGACACGACGATCCTCTTCGAGACGGCGCTCGAGCCGAGGTTGTATGTCGACCCGGCACACGTGCGCACCGATCTGCTGGTGCGCTCCGAGACGTCGAGTTACTGCAACTACAAGGGCTTTGCGACGTATTGGTCGTTGGTCTCGGGTGAGCGCGTCGTCGAGGACGTCGCCTGGTGTTATCCCGATCCGCCGCCGGAAAGCCTGCCGATCAAGGGATTCCTCAGCTTCGACGACACCCGCGCCGACGTGCTCGCCGAGCTGCCCGGTGGCCCCCGCGATCCCGCGAGAGTGTAA
- a CDS encoding acyl-CoA dehydrogenase family protein, translated as MDFSRVALSPEDQDFYDQFREFIAEHVTDEVRRRDRETGENFSEPVHLALGEAGYLESDWKLESEGGFNPVRRRIFHLEIGRAHAPWFHWGTTAVVARLVQQFGAPELVDAVLPGVLSGEIRLCLGYTEPEGGSDVATCKTRAVRDGDAWVINGSKMFTSNAQNAKYVFLLTNTDPQGPKHKNLTMFLVPLDSEGIEIQGIRTLDGDRTNIVYYSDVRVDDLYRIGEVNGGWTVMRFALDAEHGITEVQDHGLQNISMLSEHGQLMAEAADGVAAILATPDADGRRPIDDEATKYRLGRAMARIEAAMSTPGMYGRVGLIQTMREVSQELMDLLGTASALPTDTTGSADDGAIEFIFRHGVPAGIYGGTMEVFRNMIAQHELGLGRPSYGR; from the coding sequence ATGGACTTCTCCCGCGTCGCGCTCTCACCCGAGGACCAGGATTTCTACGATCAGTTCCGGGAGTTCATCGCCGAGCACGTCACCGATGAGGTGCGGCGGCGTGACCGGGAGACCGGTGAAAACTTCAGTGAACCGGTGCATTTGGCGTTGGGCGAAGCCGGTTATCTGGAATCGGACTGGAAGCTGGAGTCCGAGGGCGGCTTCAATCCGGTGCGCCGCCGGATCTTTCACCTCGAGATCGGTCGCGCCCACGCCCCGTGGTTCCACTGGGGCACCACGGCGGTCGTCGCGCGGTTGGTGCAGCAGTTCGGGGCGCCCGAACTCGTCGACGCGGTGCTGCCGGGCGTGCTGTCCGGTGAGATCCGGCTCTGCCTGGGCTACACCGAACCCGAGGGCGGCTCCGACGTCGCCACCTGCAAGACGCGCGCCGTGCGCGACGGCGATGCGTGGGTCATCAACGGGTCCAAGATGTTCACCTCGAACGCGCAGAACGCCAAGTACGTCTTCCTGCTCACCAACACCGATCCGCAGGGACCCAAGCACAAGAACCTGACCATGTTTCTGGTGCCGCTGGATTCGGAGGGCATCGAGATCCAGGGCATCCGCACGCTGGATGGTGACCGCACCAACATCGTGTACTACAGCGACGTGCGGGTCGATGACCTCTACCGGATCGGCGAGGTCAACGGCGGCTGGACGGTGATGCGGTTCGCCCTCGACGCCGAACACGGCATCACCGAGGTCCAAGACCATGGCCTGCAGAACATTTCGATGCTCTCCGAACACGGCCAGCTGATGGCCGAGGCGGCCGACGGAGTCGCGGCCATCCTGGCCACGCCCGACGCCGACGGGCGCCGCCCGATCGACGACGAGGCGACGAAATACCGCCTCGGGCGCGCCATGGCTCGGATCGAGGCGGCCATGTCGACTCCCGGGATGTACGGGCGCGTGGGCCTCATCCAGACCATGCGGGAGGTCTCCCAGGAATTGATGGACCTGCTGGGGACGGCCTCGGCATTGCCCACCGACACAACGGGTTCCGCGGACGACGGTGCCATCGAGTTCATCTTCCGCCACGGCGTGCCCGCCGGAATCTACGGCGGCACCATGGAGGTGTTCCGCAACATGATCGCCCAGCACGAGCTGGGGCTCGGGCGTCCCAGCTACGGCCGCTGA
- a CDS encoding LLM class F420-dependent oxidoreductase — MRFTITHPMHSHPYNPELVSGDGIGKVAAATEAAGIHGFGFTDHPAPSQRWLDAGGHDALDPFVALGFAAATTSTLRLIPNIVVLPYRNPFVVAKSGATLDLLSGGRFTLAVGVGYLKREFAALGVSYDERAELFEEALQVIRAVWTEDDISFEGKHFSARGITAHPRPLSSPHPPIWIGGNTTASRQRVAQYGDGWCPFPAPPQLAQTAGTATIDSVQKLAEGIEDLRRRCDAAGRDWSAIDITFTNFEGGSPADDAFNADAYLDGLDRLAKLGVTWVSVHLPGDSMTHALETLDRFRTLVIDAA, encoded by the coding sequence ATGCGCTTCACCATCACCCACCCGATGCACAGCCATCCCTACAACCCGGAATTGGTCAGTGGGGACGGCATCGGCAAGGTGGCCGCGGCCACCGAAGCGGCCGGGATCCACGGTTTCGGCTTCACCGATCACCCCGCGCCGTCGCAGCGGTGGCTGGACGCGGGCGGGCATGACGCGTTAGACCCTTTCGTCGCACTGGGTTTCGCCGCCGCCACCACCTCCACCCTGCGGCTGATTCCCAACATCGTCGTGCTGCCGTACCGAAACCCGTTCGTGGTGGCCAAGTCCGGCGCCACCCTGGATCTGCTATCCGGCGGCCGCTTCACCCTCGCGGTGGGCGTGGGCTACCTCAAGCGCGAGTTCGCGGCGCTGGGCGTCAGCTACGACGAGCGCGCCGAGTTGTTCGAGGAAGCGCTGCAGGTGATCCGGGCCGTCTGGACCGAAGACGACATCTCCTTTGAGGGCAAGCACTTCAGCGCGCGCGGCATCACCGCGCATCCCCGGCCGCTGAGCAGCCCGCACCCGCCGATCTGGATCGGCGGCAACACCACCGCGTCGCGCCAGCGGGTGGCACAGTACGGCGACGGCTGGTGCCCGTTTCCCGCCCCGCCCCAGTTGGCGCAGACCGCCGGCACGGCCACCATCGATTCGGTGCAAAAGCTCGCCGAGGGCATCGAGGACCTGCGACGCAGATGCGATGCGGCGGGCCGGGATTGGTCGGCGATCGACATCACCTTCACCAACTTCGAGGGCGGCAGCCCCGCCGATGACGCGTTCAACGCCGACGCGTACCTCGACGGCCTGGACAGGCTGGCGAAGCTGGGGGTGACGTGGGTCAGTGTCCACCTGCCCGGCGACAGCATGACGCACGCACTCGAGACCCTCGACCGTTTCCGCACCCTCGTGATCGACGCGGCCTGA
- a CDS encoding acyl-CoA thioesterase encodes MTKASEESQQTEWTVQGLLDLFDVQADGQDRFAGETGIAGGDERQVVEGTQVLAQAIVAVAKRFPDKSVRSAHAVFSRAVTVGPPIELILDVVAEGRSTATAVVAVHQNGRRCLSITVLADVPTADVIRHHLPRPEVAAPADANPSPMPMVGRELRLVDVVDVNSPDEVGPPELYAWLHYDPIPTRDDLAKALLAYFTGHLGISTTMRAHEGIGTAQAHLTVSTAPMSISVAFHEPARWSGWLLYTHESTQVGAGMSYVRGTVHAEEGELLASFSQEALIRPLRTSDTAIDSRARF; translated from the coding sequence TTGACGAAAGCTTCCGAGGAGTCTCAGCAGACCGAGTGGACGGTGCAAGGCCTGCTGGATCTGTTTGACGTGCAGGCCGACGGGCAGGACCGGTTCGCCGGCGAGACCGGCATCGCCGGCGGCGACGAACGTCAGGTGGTGGAGGGCACCCAGGTGCTCGCCCAGGCGATTGTCGCGGTGGCCAAACGATTCCCGGACAAGTCGGTGCGCTCGGCGCACGCGGTGTTCTCCCGCGCCGTGACCGTCGGCCCGCCGATCGAACTGATCCTCGACGTCGTGGCCGAGGGCCGGTCCACCGCCACCGCCGTCGTGGCCGTCCACCAGAACGGCCGCCGGTGCCTGAGCATCACGGTGCTGGCCGACGTCCCCACCGCCGACGTCATCCGTCACCACCTGCCGCGCCCCGAGGTGGCCGCGCCGGCCGACGCCAACCCCTCACCGATGCCGATGGTCGGCCGCGAGCTGCGCCTGGTGGACGTCGTCGACGTCAACAGCCCCGACGAGGTCGGCCCGCCGGAGCTCTACGCGTGGCTGCACTACGACCCCATCCCGACCCGCGACGACCTCGCCAAGGCGCTGCTGGCGTACTTCACCGGTCACCTGGGGATCTCCACCACCATGCGCGCGCACGAGGGCATCGGCACCGCCCAGGCGCACCTGACCGTGTCCACCGCGCCGATGAGCATCTCGGTCGCCTTCCACGAGCCGGCGCGCTGGAGCGGCTGGCTCCTCTACACCCATGAGAGCACCCAGGTGGGCGCGGGCATGTCGTACGTGCGCGGCACCGTGCACGCCGAGGAGGGGGAGCTGCTGGCGTCGTTCTCCCAGGAGGCGCTGATCCGCCCGCTGCGGACCAGCGACACCGCGATCGATTCCCGCGCGCGCTTCTGA
- a CDS encoding SRPBCC family protein: MGIVTTTSETAFTQSAETVYDFVTNPLNWTKTYPGSAHIGGLPDLPLKVGDTWEEAGPDGDRIFRWQLAAAVRPTLFVFTSIGRLGHDRDGNGGMEGRITVSYHFTRPGQDVTLFSRTMTIEAYKHAPLPDQLFIQANPAKIDAYHEAVARELARSAD, encoded by the coding sequence TTGGGCATCGTGACCACCACTTCGGAGACCGCGTTCACGCAGTCCGCCGAGACCGTCTACGACTTCGTCACCAACCCGTTGAACTGGACCAAGACCTACCCCGGCAGCGCGCACATCGGCGGGTTGCCCGACCTACCCCTCAAGGTGGGTGACACCTGGGAGGAAGCAGGGCCCGACGGCGACCGGATCTTCCGCTGGCAGCTGGCCGCCGCCGTGCGGCCGACGCTGTTCGTGTTCACCTCGATCGGCCGCCTGGGCCATGACCGCGACGGGAACGGCGGCATGGAGGGCAGGATCACCGTGTCGTACCACTTCACCCGGCCGGGCCAGGACGTCACGCTGTTCTCCCGGACCATGACGATCGAGGCGTACAAGCACGCGCCCCTGCCCGATCAGCTCTTCATCCAGGCCAACCCGGCGAAGATCGACGCCTACCACGAGGCCGTCGCACGAGAACTCGCCCGGTCCGCAGATTGA
- a CDS encoding SMP-30/gluconolactonase/LRE family protein, with amino-acid sequence MIPEPLANGFCFGEGPRWFEGLLWFSDMLGEAVHTSTMGGSLTTLPLPGHSPSGLGFRPDGSLLIASTEDRRVLRYDGESVATIADLADVAPANLGDMVIDDVGRAYIGCQALRGGVIVRLDPDDSATVVAEDLDFPNGMVITPDRKTLIVAESTGRRLTAFSIGGDGGLTNRRSFADGLDGPPDGIALDAEGGVWTSMTLAHQFERIVAGGDVTDRIDMGDRVAIACALGGPQRRTLFLLSSTDAYPQRLAGTRLSRLDAVTVTTPGAGLP; translated from the coding sequence ATGATCCCCGAGCCGCTGGCCAACGGGTTCTGCTTCGGCGAGGGGCCGCGCTGGTTCGAGGGCCTGCTGTGGTTCTCCGACATGCTAGGCGAGGCGGTCCACACCTCGACCATGGGGGGCTCGCTGACCACGCTGCCGTTGCCCGGGCACTCGCCGTCGGGCTTGGGTTTCCGTCCCGACGGCTCGCTGCTGATCGCGTCGACCGAGGATCGGCGGGTGCTGCGCTACGACGGCGAAAGCGTCGCCACCATCGCCGATCTCGCCGACGTGGCCCCGGCCAACCTCGGTGACATGGTCATCGACGACGTGGGCCGCGCCTACATCGGATGCCAGGCGCTGCGCGGCGGCGTCATCGTCCGCCTCGACCCCGACGACAGCGCGACCGTCGTCGCCGAGGATCTCGACTTCCCCAACGGGATGGTGATCACCCCGGACCGCAAGACGCTGATCGTCGCCGAGTCGACGGGCCGGCGGCTGACCGCGTTTTCGATCGGCGGCGACGGTGGGCTGACCAACCGCCGGAGCTTCGCCGACGGCCTGGACGGGCCGCCCGACGGCATCGCGCTCGACGCCGAGGGCGGGGTGTGGACGTCGATGACCCTGGCCCACCAGTTCGAGCGGATCGTGGCCGGCGGGGACGTGACCGACCGGATCGACATGGGCGATCGGGTCGCCATCGCCTGCGCCCTCGGCGGCCCGCAGCGCCGCACCCTGTTTCTGTTGTCGAGCACGGACGCCTATCCTCAGCGCCTGGCCGGCACCCGGCTTTCCCGGCTGGACGCCGTCACGGTGACCACTCCCGGCGCCGGCCTGCCCTGA